A genomic window from Nicotiana sylvestris chromosome 11, ASM39365v2, whole genome shotgun sequence includes:
- the LOC138881256 gene encoding uncharacterized protein, which translates to MGSLVHIEASRQGLTKELHQLANMRIRLLDSDDKGITVQNKTESSLVAEVAYELELPSELEFIHPVFHISMIRKCIGDPSRVVSIKDVQVTEDLSYEEVPVAILDRQVRKLITKDVASVKVLWRNKNMEEMTWEAEEKMKSKYHYLF; encoded by the exons atgggaagcttagtacacatTGAGGCAAGTAGAcaagggttgactaaagagcttcatcagcttgccaatatgagaatcagattgttagactctgatgacaaAGGTATTACAGTACAGAATAAaacagaatcatctttggtagccgag gttgcttatgagttagaattgccatccgaattggaatttatccacccggtattccatatATCTATGAtaaggaaatgtattggagacccttctcgggTTGTctctatcaaagatgtacaagttacagaggatctatcatatgaagaagtgccagtggctatattagatcgacaagtccgcaagctgataACAAAGGATGTAGCTTctgtcaaagtattgtggaggaacaagaatatggaagaaatgacatgggaagcagaagagaagatgaagtctaaataccatTACCTATTCTAG
- the LOC138881257 gene encoding uncharacterized protein yields the protein MAQPTGSVSGSSSSVRPPARGFQQLTGRSRGRGAVPSSSGAQNRTYALVGRQDFESSSDVVTGILSVFSYDVYALIDLGSTLLYVTPFVANKFGFEPELISKPLVASTPIRDFVIARRVYRGCTVIICSRQTSANFFELEMIDFDVIMGMDWLASCYANVDCRTKMVGFQFPSEPVIEWKGNIEMPKGRFISYLKARKMILKGYIYHLVRIRDAESKHPTLQSIPMVNEFPDVFPDELLGLLPEKEIEFSIDVLLDTRPISIHPYRMASAELRELKVQLKDLLDKGFIRPSTSPWGAPVLFVWKKDG from the coding sequence atggctcagccaactggatctgtgtctggttcttcctcatcagttcgacctccagcacggggttttcagcaattGACAGGTCGtagtagaggtagaggtgcagtgccgagttcgagtggtgctcaaaatcgaacctatgctctagtaggtcgacaggatttCGAGTCGTCTTcggatgttgttacaggtatattgtctgtgttttcttaCGATGTATATGCGCTAATTGATCTGGGATCTACATTAttatatgttacaccctttgtggctaataagtttggctttgaacctgaattgataagtaaaccactTGTGGCATCTACTCCGATACGAGAttttgtgattgctagaagggtatatagagggtGCACAGTGAtaatttgtagtcgtcaaacctcggcgaATTTTTTTGAGTTAGAAATGAttgatttcgatgtgataatgggaatggactggttggcctcatgctatgcaaatgttgactgtcgtacgaagatggttggGTTTCAGTTTCCTAGTGAACCTGtcattgaatggaaggggaacattgagatgccgaaaggtaggtttatttcctatcttaaggcaaggaagatgatattaaaaggttacatttatcatctcgttcgcatTAGGGATGCGGAGTCGAAGCAtcctactctacaatcaatccccatggtcaatgaatttccagatgttttcccagatgaactcctagGCCTTCTTCCTGAAaaggagattgagtttagcattgatgtgttgcttGACACTCGACCCATATCTATTCATCCATACAGGATGGCctcggcagagttgcgagagttgaaggtgcagttgaaggacttgctagataagggctttattagacctagcacttcaccttggggtgcgccagttttgTTCGTGTGGAAGAAAGATGGGTAg